The Artemia franciscana chromosome 18, ASM3288406v1, whole genome shotgun sequence genome includes a window with the following:
- the LOC136038558 gene encoding uncharacterized protein LOC136038558, protein MLIYRTEAALVILTLILASGVLSENVPLLTLRRSTCLQNYRNLPIRYKLICSALGLATDDESDETNEEEEENVIVSRPARAQPLSFRSLPDKHHNARTINTIVGQHLKRNEPTNPHFFMRFGRGST, encoded by the exons ATGCTTATTTACCGAACTGAGGCTGCTCTGGTAATATTAACCCTTATTTTGGCGTCGGGTGTTCTCTCCGAAAATGTACCACTGCTCACCCTAAGACGGAGCACTTGCCTGCAAAACTACAGAAATCTTCCAATTAGATACAAGCTAATATGCTCAGCTTTGGGATTAGCAACTGATGATGAAAGTGACGAAAcaaatgaagaagaagaagaaaatgttaTTGTATCAAGACCAGCACGAGCTCAGCCATTATCTTTCCGATCTTTGCCAG ATAAACACCACAACGCTCGCACCATCAACACCATTGTGGGGCAACATTTGAAAAGAAACGAACCGACAAACCCTCATTTCTTCATGCGTTTCGGAAGAGGGAGTACTTAA